A single Candidatus Omnitrophota bacterium DNA region contains:
- the tyrS gene encoding tyrosine--tRNA ligase yields MDTSKSLETIKRGAVEIIDEAELTQRLELSRKEKRPLVVKAGFDPTARDIHLGHTVLLRKMRHFQDLGHKVVLLIGDYTAMIGDPSGRSEIRKRISREQAEENAATYTNQASKIIDMDKCQIAFNSKWFGAMSLTDFMSLAALQTVARVLERDDFSKRYKAGKEISLLEFIYPLLQGYDSVVLKSDVELGGTDQKFNLLMGKVLQRRFNMPQQVVLTMPLLEGTDGVQKMSKSLGNYIGITDEPSQMFGKIMSISDTLMWRYYELLTDTGIDEIKAMKCDTESGKMHPKQAKIRLAKDIIAQYHNSRLAESAAVEFEKIFVKKDIPDDVLVYKVDKGGLEDGRIWICALLTKSDLTKSNTQARSMIKQGAVLVNQKKISDENMKIIPEDGMVIQVGKRRFIRLSLR; encoded by the coding sequence ATGGATACTTCTAAATCGCTGGAGACCATAAAAAGGGGCGCTGTTGAAATAATTGATGAAGCGGAGCTTACCCAAAGGCTTGAATTAAGCCGAAAGGAAAAAAGACCGCTTGTCGTTAAGGCCGGGTTTGACCCTACGGCGCGGGACATACATCTGGGCCATACGGTTCTGCTAAGAAAAATGAGGCATTTCCAGGATCTGGGGCACAAGGTAGTGCTTCTTATCGGTGATTATACGGCCATGATAGGCGATCCGTCCGGGCGTTCAGAGATACGAAAGCGCATAAGCCGCGAGCAGGCAGAGGAAAATGCCGCGACATATACTAACCAGGCATCCAAGATCATAGATATGGATAAATGCCAGATAGCCTTTAACAGCAAATGGTTTGGCGCCATGTCATTAACGGATTTTATGTCGCTTGCCGCTCTGCAGACAGTCGCCCGTGTCCTTGAAAGGGACGATTTTTCAAAAAGGTATAAAGCGGGCAAAGAGATAAGCCTTTTAGAGTTCATATATCCTCTGCTTCAGGGTTATGATTCTGTTGTTCTAAAGTCCGACGTGGAATTGGGGGGCACTGACCAAAAATTTAATCTCCTGATGGGAAAAGTCCTGCAGAGGCGTTTTAATATGCCCCAGCAGGTAGTCCTTACCATGCCGCTTCTTGAAGGTACCGACGGTGTTCAGAAGATGTCAAAGAGCCTAGGTAATTATATAGGCATAACGGATGAGCCGTCCCAGATGTTCGGAAAGATTATGTCAATATCCGATACTTTGATGTGGAGGTATTATGAACTGCTTACGGACACCGGTATTGACGAGATCAAGGCGATGAAATGTGATACGGAATCAGGCAAGATGCACCCCAAACAAGCTAAGATCAGGCTTGCCAAAGATATTATAGCGCAATACCATAACAGCCGGCTGGCTGAATCAGCGGCTGTGGAATTTGAAAAAATATTTGTGAAAAAAGACATACCGGATGACGTTTTGGTCTATAAGGTTGATAAAGGCGGCCTTGAGGACGGCAGGATATGGATATGCGCTCTTTTGACAAAGTCGGATTTGACAAAGTCTAATACGCAGGCAAGGTCTATGATAAAACAGGGAGCTGTTTTGGTGAATCAAAAAAAGATATCCGACGAGAATATGAAAATAATCCCGGAAGACGGCATGGTGATACAGGTTGGCAAGAGAAGGTTTATCAGGTTATCATTGCGGTAA
- the aroF gene encoding 3-deoxy-7-phosphoheptulonate synthase — protein MIIVFKKDATSKQIKHLISHLKGLGMKSMVSKGIERTIIGAIGDEDILRSQPLSVFPGVEKVMAVMAPYKLVSREFKKEDTVVDVNGAKIGAGKLIVMAGPCSVENYDMLFKIAKSVKASGATMLRGGAFKPRTSPYAFQGLGEEGLKYLQQAGKAAGLAVVTEVMDIRDIGIVERYADMIQIGARNMQNFNLLKEVGFSKKPVLLKRGMMSTVKEWLMSAEYILANGNFNVVLCERGIRTFENATRFTMDISAIPLVKRLSHLPVIADPSHATGKWGLVAPVAKASVAAGCDGLMIEVHMDPEHAFSDGEQSMLPVKFKEMMKDLKSVAKAVGRTI, from the coding sequence ATGATAATAGTATTTAAAAAAGACGCCACAAGCAAGCAGATAAAACATTTAATCAGTCATCTTAAAGGTCTTGGAATGAAATCCATGGTTTCTAAAGGCATTGAAAGGACTATTATCGGGGCCATAGGCGATGAAGATATATTAAGGTCACAGCCTTTAAGCGTTTTCCCTGGAGTTGAAAAGGTCATGGCTGTCATGGCCCCTTATAAGCTTGTGTCGCGTGAATTTAAAAAGGAAGACACCGTTGTTGATGTAAACGGGGCCAAGATAGGCGCAGGCAAACTTATTGTGATGGCCGGCCCCTGTTCTGTGGAAAATTACGATATGCTGTTTAAAATAGCCAAATCGGTTAAGGCCAGCGGCGCCACGATGCTAAGAGGAGGCGCCTTTAAACCGAGAACGTCACCCTACGCGTTCCAGGGCCTTGGCGAAGAAGGGTTGAAATATTTACAGCAGGCGGGCAAAGCGGCGGGCCTGGCGGTCGTCACAGAGGTAATGGATATAAGGGATATCGGCATTGTAGAGCGTTATGCCGATATGATACAGATAGGCGCCAGGAATATGCAGAATTTTAATTTGCTTAAAGAGGTGGGTTTTTCAAAAAAACCCGTTTTACTGAAAAGAGGCATGATGTCTACCGTCAAGGAGTGGTTGATGTCGGCCGAATATATACTTGCCAACGGAAATTTTAATGTGGTTTTATGTGAAAGGGGCATCAGGACTTTTGAGAATGCGACAAGATTTACAATGGACATAAGCGCGATACCGTTGGTAAAACGGTTGAGCCATTTGCCGGTTATTGCCGACCCCAGCCATGCTACCGGTAAATGGGGGCTTGTGGCCCCCGTTGCCAAGGCCTCGGTTGCCGCCGGCTGTGATGGCCTCATGATAGAGGTGCATATGGATCCGGAACATGCTTTTTCTGACGGAGAGCAATCAATGCTTCCGGTCAAATTCAAAGAGATGATGAAAGACTTAAAGTCTGTGGCAAAAGCGGTTGGCAGAACAATATGA
- the ispH gene encoding 4-hydroxy-3-methylbut-2-enyl diphosphate reductase codes for MGYQILKRATPRIIKAGHIGFCFGVKRAISAAEGVIGKSKNICSLGPIIHNPFVVEQLSKKGLKVISDISQARGLFLIIRSHGMPPAIRKKARAYCAGILDTTCPFVSRSHKIVSRLRRQGYFIVMAGEKRHPEMQALIETAGPNAVVVTKPQDIRKIAAKKNKLALVAQTTISRGIFIKIARALLACDYIECRIFDTICNDAQKRQEEARKLCLAADVICVVGGKNSANTKHLAATCRRSGAVTHHIESADELKPEWFFKAERIGIVSGASTPGSMVEDVAKKIKNNLTRRSR; via the coding sequence ATGGGATATCAAATATTGAAAAGAGCAACCCCGCGGATAATTAAGGCCGGGCATATCGGTTTTTGTTTTGGCGTGAAGAGGGCGATCTCCGCGGCCGAGGGCGTGATAGGCAAAAGTAAAAATATATGTTCGCTCGGGCCTATTATACATAATCCTTTTGTTGTTGAACAATTATCAAAAAAAGGCCTCAAGGTCATATCGGATATAAGCCAGGCGCGCGGCCTGTTTCTTATTATACGTTCACACGGCATGCCGCCCGCGATAAGGAAGAAGGCCAGGGCCTATTGCGCCGGAATACTGGATACAACGTGCCCGTTCGTCAGCCGCTCGCACAAGATAGTGTCACGCCTTCGCAGGCAAGGCTACTTTATTGTAATGGCCGGTGAAAAACGCCATCCGGAAATGCAGGCATTGATTGAAACGGCAGGGCCCAATGCTGTGGTTGTGACGAAACCGCAGGACATAAGAAAGATAGCCGCGAAAAAAAACAAGTTGGCCCTTGTCGCGCAAACGACAATATCGCGCGGTATATTCATAAAAATAGCACGGGCTCTATTGGCCTGTGATTATATTGAGTGCAGGATATTTGATACCATATGCAATGATGCCCAAAAACGCCAGGAAGAGGCAAGAAAACTTTGTTTGGCGGCGGACGTGATATGCGTTGTAGGCGGAAAGAACAGCGCTAACACCAAACACCTTGCCGCGACATGCCGTAGATCCGGAGCCGTGACGCATCATATAGAATCGGCGGATGAATTAAAACCCGAATGGTTTTTTAAGGCCGAGCGCATCGGCATAGTAAGCGGCGCTTCAACCCCGGGCAGTATGGTTGAAGATGTAGCTAAAAAGATAAAAAATAATCTTACAAGGAGGAGCAGGTAA
- a CDS encoding prephenate dehydrogenase: protein MIAFEKISIVGVGLIGGSVGLALKHKRLCPMVVGIGRRRSSLDKALKMSAVDKVTLNLAEGVKGAGLIIVATPAAKVKEKIAQVSRYAGKGAIIIDVNSAKQDIMRAVTGIMPKGVHFVATHPMAGSENSGISWARGDLFHGSVCIITPDRFTNKEALKKVKNFWQALGTRVFLMSAKAHDEAVARVSHLPHALAYVLCDMVSRKELIMAGSGFRDATRIAKSDPGMWEEIFIQNRKSVLKAISLFEKGLCSIKNDMIREDRPGLSAMLKRAVRKRESID from the coding sequence ATGATTGCGTTTGAAAAGATATCTATAGTCGGAGTAGGCCTTATAGGTGGTTCTGTAGGTTTGGCATTAAAACACAAACGGTTATGCCCTATGGTTGTGGGTATTGGCAGGCGGCGGTCATCTCTTGATAAGGCATTAAAGATGTCGGCTGTAGACAAAGTGACCCTCAATCTGGCAGAGGGCGTTAAAGGCGCCGGGCTGATTATTGTCGCCACTCCTGCCGCCAAGGTTAAGGAAAAGATAGCCCAGGTTTCGCGTTATGCCGGTAAAGGGGCCATCATAATTGATGTTAACAGTGCCAAGCAGGATATAATGCGCGCTGTTACGGGTATTATGCCAAAAGGCGTGCATTTTGTCGCCACACACCCTATGGCAGGTTCCGAAAATTCCGGTATAAGTTGGGCCCGAGGCGATTTATTTCACGGCAGTGTGTGCATAATTACTCCGGACCGGTTTACGAACAAAGAAGCGCTGAAAAAGGTGAAAAATTTCTGGCAGGCGCTGGGAACAAGGGTTTTTTTGATGTCTGCAAAGGCCCATGACGAAGCTGTGGCCAGGGTAAGCCATTTACCGCATGCCTTGGCATATGTATTATGCGATATGGTTTCAAGAAAAGAGCTTATTATGGCAGGCAGCGGTTTCCGTGACGCGACAAGGATAGCCAAAAGCGACCCCGGCATGTGGGAAGAAATATTCATACAGAATAGGAAGTCTGTCCTGAAGGCGATAAGCCTTTTTGAAAAAGGCCTTTGTTCTATAAAGAATGATATGATTCGCGAAGACCGGCCCGGTTTATCCGCGATGCTTAAAAGGGCCGTAAGAAAGCGGGAATCCATTGATTGA
- a CDS encoding pyridoxal phosphate-dependent aminotransferase produces MAHTLDLTSPAVFIGRQGNGIISFGSGQPDLPPPNEAIEGIDIRKDLRYGLIQGEFPLRRALSREYLGSDAENFVITNGASEALDLIFRCFAKGKVLLPKPYYYSYLPIIQMAGMEVVFTELINGRIDMEDFKSKIEGCKAVLINSPSNPTGRVELVETLKEIESIAARLGVYVISDEVYKDLIYERENYTLKGERVITVNSFSKTYAMCGVRVGYLWSRDKKIVRDCIEMKTHTSMNTNLVGQDMALRAMSAPKQYIIAQKDIWRRRRDKIYKGFCDLGFELWKPEGAFYILPKCSNAREFLTTLFLEYNVIFYLGEWFGAPGHIRLSYALDEAEIDKGLERIKSAMQKVRCF; encoded by the coding sequence ATGGCACACACGCTTGATCTGACAAGCCCGGCGGTTTTTATAGGCAGGCAGGGAAACGGTATCATAAGTTTTGGTTCCGGCCAGCCCGACTTGCCTCCGCCCAACGAGGCGATAGAAGGTATTGATATACGAAAAGATTTAAGGTATGGATTAATACAAGGGGAATTTCCCCTAAGGCGGGCATTATCCAGGGAATACCTGGGTTCTGATGCGGAGAATTTCGTCATAACAAACGGCGCTTCTGAAGCGCTTGACCTGATATTTCGTTGTTTCGCGAAAGGAAAGGTCCTTTTGCCCAAGCCGTATTATTATTCATATCTTCCGATAATCCAGATGGCGGGCATGGAGGTTGTCTTTACCGAACTTATCAATGGCCGCATAGATATGGAAGATTTTAAGAGCAAAATTGAAGGCTGTAAGGCAGTGCTTATAAATTCCCCGTCAAATCCCACCGGTAGGGTGGAGCTTGTGGAGACATTAAAAGAAATAGAATCCATTGCCGCCAGGCTGGGTGTTTACGTAATCTCCGATGAGGTCTATAAAGACCTTATCTATGAACGCGAAAACTATACTCTCAAAGGAGAACGTGTTATTACCGTTAATTCATTTTCCAAGACCTATGCCATGTGCGGCGTAAGAGTAGGTTATCTCTGGAGCAGGGATAAGAAAATAGTAAGAGACTGCATAGAGATGAAGACCCACACGTCCATGAACACAAACCTTGTGGGCCAGGATATGGCCCTTAGGGCCATGTCCGCGCCCAAGCAATATATCATAGCGCAGAAGGATATATGGCGCCGGCGCAGGGACAAAATATATAAAGGGTTTTGCGATTTAGGTTTTGAATTATGGAAACCCGAAGGGGCTTTTTATATATTGCCCAAATGCAGTAATGCGCGCGAATTTCTCACCACTCTTTTCCTGGAATACAATGTAATATTTTACCTGGGCGAATGGTTCGGCGCTCCGGGGCATATACGTTTAAGCTATGCCCTTGACGAAGCGGAGATAGACAAAGGCCTTGAACGCATAAAGTCGGCCATGCAAAAAGTCCGTTGTTTTTGA
- a CDS encoding lysophospholipid acyltransferase family protein, with the protein MFYWFVQIIIGILARFLFRFKIQGGENIPSKGGFILASNHRSNLDPVILSVCIDRKLFFLAKAELFENNVSKRILRRLNCIELTRSGEDKAALKKGIRLLHDGKGLLLFPEGTRSRDNRLGRARPGISLFAFTTGVAVIPVYVTGTEKALPIGSRMIKPDAAIRVVFGRPLYARKDMPHGARKAGYQAFADSIIDGISNIEKSNPADN; encoded by the coding sequence ATGTTCTATTGGTTTGTTCAGATTATAATAGGCATATTAGCCAGGTTTCTATTCAGGTTTAAGATACAGGGCGGGGAAAATATCCCCTCAAAAGGCGGTTTTATACTGGCAAGCAACCACAGGAGCAACCTTGACCCGGTAATTTTATCGGTATGTATTGACAGGAAATTATTTTTTTTAGCCAAGGCTGAATTATTTGAGAATAATGTATCAAAGCGTATACTGCGCAGGCTCAATTGTATTGAACTTACCAGATCCGGAGAAGACAAGGCCGCGTTAAAGAAAGGCATCAGGCTGCTGCATGACGGCAAGGGGCTTTTGCTTTTTCCGGAGGGAACGCGAAGCAGGGATAACCGGCTCGGCAGGGCAAGGCCGGGCATATCGCTTTTTGCTTTTACGACAGGAGTTGCCGTTATACCGGTATATGTGACCGGCACTGAAAAAGCCCTGCCCATAGGTTCCAGAATGATAAAGCCTGATGCCGCTATAAGGGTTGTTTTCGGCAGGCCGTTATATGCCCGAAAGGACATGCCTCATGGAGCGAGAAAAGCCGGTTATCAGGCATTCGCGGATAGTATAATAGATGGGATATCAAATATTGAAAAGAGCAACCCCGCGGATAATTAA
- the cmk gene encoding (d)CMP kinase, translated as MIDIIAIDGPAGSGKSTVAKLLARKIGYAYIDTGAMYRALTLKAMRNCLDLNDEEEIAGLFMDTDIDIVPDDSGGISVMLDNEDVTSLIRTPELTDKVAYIAKVAAVRQRMKDIQRNIGARQKAVFEGRDITTAVFPESKFKFYIDADFNERAARRHRELVSKGIDISLEDVGKDLKIRDHKDMTRRIGPLKIAKGAVVIDTTHMTIDEVVERLRKYVSRAL; from the coding sequence TTGATTGATATAATTGCTATTGACGGCCCGGCAGGTTCAGGCAAAAGCACTGTTGCTAAACTGCTGGCGCGAAAAATAGGCTATGCCTATATAGATACAGGGGCTATGTATAGGGCCCTTACCCTTAAGGCCATGCGCAATTGTTTGGATTTAAACGATGAAGAAGAGATAGCAGGGCTTTTTATGGATACGGATATTGATATTGTTCCCGACGATTCAGGCGGCATATCTGTTATGCTTGACAATGAGGACGTAACTTCTCTTATTCGCACTCCGGAGCTTACGGATAAGGTTGCCTATATAGCCAAGGTCGCGGCGGTCAGGCAGAGGATGAAGGATATACAGCGCAATATAGGGGCCAGGCAGAAAGCCGTGTTTGAGGGCAGAGATATAACGACAGCTGTATTTCCTGAATCAAAGTTTAAATTTTATATTGATGCTGATTTTAATGAACGCGCCGCCAGAAGGCATAGGGAGCTGGTATCAAAAGGTATTGATATAAGCCTTGAAGACGTTGGAAAGGACCTGAAGATACGAGACCATAAGGACATGACGCGCCGGATAGGCCCTCTGAAGATAGCTAAAGGAGCGGTAGTTATTGATACGACGCATATGACAATAGACGAGGTGGTGGAAAGACTGCGAAAATACGTAAGCCGCGCCCTTTAA
- the rpsA gene encoding 30S ribosomal protein S1, with the protein MLENNIEDMKDEGALEKTNEAGLENTGKGAFEQAYYESVKNLKEGEIIKGRVVGINKRDAVIDIGYKSEGLIPLSEFGVNSDIKVGDEVDVLLESVEDENGMVVLSRNKAEKIAGWENIINNYNEGDVIKGRGTRKVKGGMMVDIGVEAFLPASQSTFKGPIELNGLLGKELDYKIIKINKPRKNIVVSRKEVIAQEKAELKQKVLGELTKGQIRKGVVKNITDFGAFINLGGIDGLLHITDMSWGRISHPSEVLAVGDEVDVMVLDFDKENLKVSLGLKQKTPNPWKEVGNKYPVGSKIKGKIVNLVAYGAFVELEKGVEGLIHISEISWTKRISHPSDVLAIGDIVEAVVLSADMDNQKISLGLKQLESNPWIDAPVKYPQNSRIKGKVKNLTDYGAFVELDDNIDGLIHISDISWTKKVSHPSEVLKKGQKVEAMVLSVDQESMKISLGLKQLSEDPWPLYVEKYPVNTVVEGTVTKIANFGVFIEFDKDLDGLIHISELADEPVTNIEERYKVGDNIRARIIKIDNDTRKIGLSAKGIN; encoded by the coding sequence ATGCTGGAAAATAATATTGAAGACATGAAAGACGAGGGCGCTTTGGAAAAAACAAACGAAGCCGGGTTAGAAAATACCGGCAAAGGCGCTTTTGAGCAGGCGTATTATGAAAGTGTGAAGAACTTAAAGGAAGGGGAGATTATTAAGGGCAGGGTGGTAGGCATAAACAAAAGGGATGCCGTTATTGACATCGGATATAAATCCGAAGGCCTTATCCCTCTTTCTGAATTCGGCGTTAATTCCGATATAAAGGTTGGGGACGAGGTAGATGTCCTGCTTGAGTCTGTTGAAGACGAGAACGGTATGGTGGTGCTTTCAAGAAATAAAGCTGAAAAGATCGCCGGCTGGGAAAACATAATAAATAACTACAATGAAGGAGACGTGATCAAAGGCAGAGGCACAAGAAAGGTCAAGGGCGGAATGATGGTTGATATCGGTGTTGAGGCGTTTTTGCCGGCAAGCCAGTCAACGTTTAAGGGCCCTATAGAATTAAACGGCCTTTTAGGCAAAGAGCTTGATTATAAGATAATAAAGATCAATAAGCCCCGCAAAAATATAGTTGTCTCAAGAAAAGAGGTTATTGCCCAGGAAAAGGCCGAACTGAAGCAGAAGGTGCTCGGAGAGCTTACCAAAGGGCAGATCCGCAAGGGTGTGGTAAAAAACATAACGGACTTCGGGGCTTTTATTAATCTCGGAGGCATTGACGGGCTCCTGCATATTACCGATATGAGCTGGGGCAGGATCAGCCATCCGTCGGAGGTCCTTGCCGTTGGAGATGAGGTAGATGTAATGGTCCTTGATTTTGACAAAGAAAACCTTAAGGTGTCGCTGGGCCTGAAACAAAAGACCCCCAACCCCTGGAAGGAGGTCGGCAATAAGTACCCTGTCGGCTCAAAGATAAAGGGAAAGATAGTGAACCTTGTAGCCTACGGGGCTTTTGTGGAGCTTGAAAAAGGAGTTGAAGGGCTTATACATATATCCGAAATATCATGGACAAAGAGGATAAGCCATCCGTCGGACGTTTTGGCCATAGGCGACATAGTTGAGGCTGTTGTTCTTTCCGCCGATATGGATAACCAGAAGATATCATTGGGGCTCAAACAGCTTGAGTCCAATCCATGGATTGATGCTCCGGTAAAATATCCGCAGAATTCCCGTATCAAGGGTAAGGTCAAGAACCTGACCGATTACGGGGCCTTTGTTGAGCTTGACGATAATATAGACGGGCTTATACATATTTCGGATATATCGTGGACAAAGAAAGTATCGCATCCTTCCGAGGTCTTGAAGAAAGGCCAAAAAGTGGAGGCAATGGTGCTTTCCGTTGACCAGGAAAGCATGAAGATATCTCTGGGCCTCAAACAGCTTTCAGAAGACCCGTGGCCGTTATATGTGGAAAAATACCCTGTAAACACCGTCGTGGAAGGCACTGTTACAAAGATAGCGAATTTCGGGGTTTTCATTGAGTTTGACAAGGACTTAGACGGCCTTATTCACATATCCGAGCTTGCGGATGAGCCTGTAACAAATATAGAGGAAAGATACAAGGTTGGCGATAATATACGCGCCAGGATAATAAAGATAGATAATGATACGAGGAAAATAGGGCTTAGCGCAAAAGGTATAAATTAA
- the hisC gene encoding histidinol-phosphate transaminase yields the protein MNNIEIRENIKKLKPYQPGKPMEELQRELNIRLEDIIKLASNENPLGPSPKAARAFCLTSAKLNRYPDGRCFCLKEKLALKLAMSPDNIIIGNGSDEIIDMAVKAFAGEGDNVIVSEPAFLEYRIISTVRGCIVRSVAMKRRNKSGILSGFDFDIDAMLGAIDRRTRIIFLGNPDNPTGAYLNRKSLKNFIRRCPKNIVLLIDEAYREFVDKSDYVDTATLKGMSNVVTLRTFSKIYGLAGLRIGYAVSNSDIIGWMERVRQPFNANLPAQAAAEAALGDLAFVKRSRALNKKGMSYITKALKDTGCRVIESPANFVLFSLKGVSGNELFSRLLSSGIIIRDMAAYGLGEWARVSIGTMPQNKAFIKALKRSFK from the coding sequence ATGAACAATATAGAGATACGCGAAAATATAAAAAAACTAAAACCATATCAGCCCGGTAAGCCCATGGAGGAGCTTCAACGAGAGCTCAATATCCGGCTGGAGGATATAATCAAGCTGGCTTCAAACGAGAACCCGCTCGGCCCTTCTCCGAAAGCGGCCCGCGCGTTTTGCCTGACATCCGCGAAACTCAACAGGTATCCTGACGGCAGATGTTTTTGCCTTAAGGAAAAACTTGCTTTAAAACTCGCGATGTCACCGGATAATATTATAATAGGAAACGGTTCCGATGAAATCATTGATATGGCCGTAAAGGCCTTTGCCGGTGAAGGGGATAATGTGATCGTGTCTGAACCGGCTTTTCTTGAATACAGGATAATCTCAACTGTCAGAGGATGCATTGTGCGCAGTGTCGCGATGAAAAGGCGTAATAAATCCGGCATATTATCGGGTTTTGATTTTGATATTGACGCCATGCTCGGAGCCATAGACAGGCGCACAAGGATAATTTTTTTGGGAAATCCCGATAACCCGACGGGGGCCTATCTGAACAGAAAGTCGCTAAAGAATTTTATCAGGCGTTGCCCTAAAAACATCGTGCTGTTGATAGACGAAGCATACAGGGAGTTTGTTGACAAAAGTGATTATGTTGATACCGCAACTCTCAAGGGCATGAGCAATGTTGTTACCTTGAGGACATTCTCAAAGATCTACGGCCTGGCAGGCTTAAGGATAGGTTACGCCGTTTCAAACAGTGATATTATTGGGTGGATGGAAAGGGTCAGACAGCCTTTCAATGCCAATTTGCCCGCTCAAGCGGCGGCTGAAGCCGCGCTCGGAGATTTAGCCTTTGTAAAAAGGTCCCGAGCCCTTAACAAAAAAGGGATGTCTTATATCACAAAAGCCCTGAAAGATACGGGCTGCAGAGTAATAGAATCTCCCGCCAATTTTGTGTTATTTTCTTTAAAAGGGGTAAGCGGCAATGAATTGTTTTCAAGATTATTATCATCAGGTATTATTATACGGGACATGGCAGCGTACGGTTTAGGCGAGTGGGCCAGAGTTAGTATCGGGACGATGCCGCAGAACAAGGCTTTCATAAAAGCGCTTAAGAGGAGTTTTAAATGA